A window of the Bdellovibrio sp. ZAP7 genome harbors these coding sequences:
- a CDS encoding vWA domain-containing protein — protein sequence MVTQAALSFILMLDYSGSMEQPLNKTPKIQIVQKQVHALLSTAPVQSSSEAIVFGTKPEKECKDVRLMNGKNPTLQKQVMEMKPGAFGKTPLTQGFRTLVGRLQKYPGTKAVVITDGSDTCGENPCEFLKEADKKVKTDKPYEIFMVGLDLKEDRSQMQCFKDLKLNNFKIHFSDIDSKEDLLNQLKAAQSLNKDIETEIKDSMRTGGTNIKIYKLKGQGRNSRLGSTNPQDQKPPSPPAIIEITGAPEEAHFSIQNEKFNQSWEGPFAITVPSGEYKIRFEDAANGTEITFKLLPGTLTKIPWAQLMKKSVGAVDMNEMALTLQWTPENSTKEIHGDLKPIETIARLDNKVTALPNIPFGKWSVEVISPPWLMKRMPAKSIVIANGIKNKINISELFKDEIKWVDAPQTAGPQVMVIQNKDSQEERHFLPAGQFKHIPILKDTEANWLTPETPKN from the coding sequence ATGGTTACTCAAGCAGCTCTTTCCTTCATTTTAATGCTCGACTATTCCGGCTCCATGGAGCAGCCACTGAACAAGACTCCCAAGATTCAGATCGTACAAAAGCAAGTGCATGCCCTCCTTTCCACAGCGCCTGTTCAAAGTAGCTCCGAAGCCATCGTGTTTGGAACCAAGCCAGAAAAAGAATGTAAAGACGTACGATTGATGAATGGAAAAAATCCAACGTTGCAAAAACAAGTCATGGAAATGAAGCCCGGGGCTTTTGGTAAGACTCCCCTGACTCAGGGATTCAGAACCCTGGTGGGCCGCTTGCAAAAATATCCCGGGACCAAAGCCGTGGTTATCACTGACGGTTCTGACACCTGTGGAGAAAATCCTTGCGAGTTTTTAAAAGAGGCAGACAAGAAAGTCAAAACAGATAAACCCTATGAGATCTTCATGGTGGGATTGGATTTGAAAGAAGACCGAAGCCAAATGCAATGCTTCAAGGATTTGAAACTTAACAATTTCAAGATTCACTTCTCTGATATTGATTCTAAAGAAGACCTGTTAAATCAACTAAAGGCCGCGCAATCGCTGAACAAAGACATCGAAACGGAAATCAAAGACTCGATGCGCACGGGCGGCACCAACATCAAAATTTACAAACTAAAAGGACAAGGAAGAAACTCCCGCCTCGGAAGTACGAACCCGCAGGATCAGAAACCACCGTCTCCACCGGCAATTATCGAGATCACGGGAGCGCCGGAAGAAGCTCATTTCTCCATCCAAAATGAAAAGTTCAATCAGTCTTGGGAAGGTCCCTTTGCGATCACAGTTCCATCGGGTGAATACAAAATTCGCTTTGAAGACGCTGCGAACGGCACGGAAATTACCTTTAAACTTTTGCCAGGAACTTTGACAAAAATTCCCTGGGCCCAATTAATGAAAAAGTCCGTCGGTGCAGTTGACATGAACGAAATGGCACTGACGCTTCAGTGGACGCCAGAGAACTCCACCAAAGAAATTCATGGCGATTTAAAGCCGATTGAAACGATTGCCCGACTGGACAATAAAGTCACAGCTCTTCCCAATATCCCCTTTGGAAAATGGAGCGTCGAGGTGATCTCTCCGCCTTGGCTAATGAAACGAATGCCGGCGAAATCCATCGTGATTGCGAATGGAATCAAAAACAAAATCAACATTTCAGAACTTTTTAAAGACGAAATCAAATGGGTGGATGCACCGCAAACTGCAGGCCCGCAAGTTATGGTTATTCAAAACAAAGACTCTCAGGAAGAACGTCACTTTCTTCCTGCGGGTCAGTTTAAACATATTCCGATTCTTAAAGATACAGAAGCAAACTGGCTGACTCCTGAAACACCTAAAAACTAG
- a CDS encoding PP2C family protein-serine/threonine phosphatase: protein MSFRIKLLLGMVLLPTICLLVFLSLSVVTFVDDKKAFVYEWNQLQSRYIASQIDLNLMRMKNDPQEALFVAHVDTAMNNVLDVAGRVQKDEAISIIKTYAAAMCSGLRSITWIEIEGRMVYTYCHKLKNSYELFAFDRSRLETYFAERGISENILVGYDGYVIAGPPGFPIGRELMSIVGNGVKEIFDNSFEKGRVEIKDKRDGETYLLNFYRIPNESLLIISMTARSAPERAAYFFVYRGIIFAAALMLITIMAALFASGALIRSVVRLRNAMQNFGAGQMDVHLEVGSKDEVGQLAGLFNDMVTHIKQLMSVHEEKARIDAEMVLASDLQRKFFPLDIYSNSRYQFAGFYEPASQCGGDWWTYVETEDHFIVCICDVTGHGLQSALITSAACAVVASFKSNLQGPAQLMQAMNRAVFETSRGALNMTCLIAAFNKRDNTMTYCNASHEPTYYFTPRDGMKRTDINVFEAVNGPRLGESLDAEFTETSLSFEAGSVFLFYSDGLKDIVNSENKAFEERRILKVLTKVTNDSFAADAILNMAKKDTNEWRGQSGLIDDLSYFIVKHNINGPSH, encoded by the coding sequence ATGAGCTTTAGAATTAAACTTTTATTGGGGATGGTTCTTTTACCAACAATCTGTTTGTTGGTATTCTTAAGTCTATCGGTTGTCACCTTCGTCGATGATAAAAAAGCTTTCGTATATGAGTGGAATCAGCTTCAGTCGCGATACATTGCCAGCCAGATTGATTTAAATCTGATGCGTATGAAGAACGACCCACAAGAGGCATTGTTCGTTGCGCACGTGGATACGGCAATGAATAATGTTTTAGATGTGGCTGGTCGAGTACAAAAAGACGAGGCCATCAGCATCATTAAAACCTATGCTGCGGCTATGTGTTCAGGCCTTCGCAGCATCACTTGGATCGAAATTGAAGGCCGCATGGTTTATACCTATTGCCATAAGCTTAAAAACAGCTATGAGCTTTTTGCCTTTGATCGCAGTCGTCTTGAGACCTACTTTGCGGAACGCGGAATCAGCGAAAACATCCTGGTGGGGTATGATGGCTACGTGATCGCTGGACCTCCGGGATTCCCGATTGGCCGGGAACTTATGTCTATTGTCGGTAATGGCGTTAAAGAAATCTTTGATAACAGCTTTGAAAAGGGCCGAGTTGAGATCAAAGACAAACGCGATGGTGAAACGTACCTTTTGAATTTTTACCGTATTCCCAATGAATCTTTATTAATCATCTCGATGACGGCAAGATCGGCGCCAGAGCGTGCAGCGTATTTCTTCGTTTATCGTGGCATTATTTTCGCCGCAGCCTTGATGTTGATCACGATTATGGCAGCGTTATTTGCTTCGGGCGCCTTGATCCGCAGTGTGGTGCGCTTAAGAAATGCTATGCAGAACTTCGGGGCCGGGCAAATGGATGTGCATCTTGAAGTGGGCTCAAAAGATGAAGTCGGGCAGTTGGCCGGACTTTTCAATGATATGGTGACTCATATCAAGCAGCTTATGTCCGTGCACGAGGAAAAGGCGCGTATCGATGCCGAAATGGTCCTGGCTTCAGATCTGCAGCGCAAATTCTTTCCTCTGGATATCTATTCAAACAGTCGCTACCAATTTGCGGGCTTTTATGAACCTGCAAGTCAATGTGGTGGGGACTGGTGGACTTATGTTGAAACGGAAGACCACTTTATTGTTTGTATTTGCGACGTGACGGGGCATGGGCTGCAGTCCGCTCTAATTACGTCCGCGGCGTGTGCCGTCGTGGCAAGTTTTAAATCCAACCTGCAGGGGCCCGCTCAATTGATGCAAGCGATGAATCGCGCGGTGTTTGAAACTTCTCGCGGGGCTTTGAATATGACGTGCTTGATCGCGGCTTTCAATAAGCGTGATAACACTATGACTTATTGTAATGCCAGCCACGAGCCGACGTATTACTTTACTCCGCGAGATGGTATGAAACGTACCGATATAAATGTCTTTGAGGCCGTCAACGGGCCTCGCCTGGGTGAAAGCTTGGATGCGGAGTTCACGGAAACGTCTTTATCGTTTGAAGCAGGCAGTGTCTTCTTGTTCTATTCTGATGGTCTTAAAGACATCGTGAATAGCGAAAACAAGGCCTTTGAAGAAAGACGGATTTTGAAAGTTTTGACAAAAGTGACGAATGACTCTTTTGCGGCTGATGCGATTTTGAACATGGCTAAGAAAGATACCAATGAGTGGCGTGGGCAGTCAGGTTTAATCGATGATTTATCTTACTTTATCGTCAAACACAATATCAACGGCCCCTCTCACTAG
- a CDS encoding lipopolysaccharide assembly protein LapB: protein MALNWKLLIATLLLGACSSKLVVQSEPSTAAVYISATGKADRVKVGDTPLELTEMQIAETLKLSPESSNWVEFSFEKKDHEAKTIMLPSNRWGEMTRIVKVKLKPSDEASTTATKILKYFFNAKKFVETRQFEAAHQEVDKVLAIDSQNSQAMTMKAGIYYLQSNIDEARKLYKKALEIDPGSSDAIKMLEKIQRDQGGTVE, encoded by the coding sequence ATGGCATTGAACTGGAAGCTTCTTATTGCAACTTTATTGTTGGGCGCATGCTCATCAAAACTAGTTGTACAAAGCGAGCCATCCACTGCAGCCGTGTACATCTCCGCGACTGGCAAAGCCGATCGCGTAAAAGTTGGCGACACTCCCCTTGAGTTGACGGAGATGCAGATCGCTGAGACTTTGAAACTAAGCCCTGAATCTTCGAACTGGGTTGAATTCTCCTTTGAAAAGAAAGATCACGAAGCGAAAACAATCATGCTCCCGTCCAATCGCTGGGGCGAAATGACTCGTATCGTGAAAGTAAAGTTAAAACCTTCAGATGAGGCTTCAACGACAGCGACGAAGATTTTGAAATACTTCTTCAATGCTAAAAAATTCGTAGAAACTCGTCAGTTTGAAGCTGCACATCAGGAAGTCGACAAAGTTTTGGCTATCGACAGCCAAAATTCTCAAGCGATGACCATGAAAGCTGGCATCTACTATTTGCAAAGCAATATCGACGAAGCTCGTAAGCTTTATAAGAAGGCTTTAGAGATCGATCCGGGCTCCAGTGACGCGATTAAAATGTTAGAGAAAATCCAGCGAGATCAGGGAGGAACCGTCGAATGA